The Oncorhynchus mykiss isolate Arlee chromosome 20, USDA_OmykA_1.1, whole genome shotgun sequence genomic sequence gtCTCCAGTTTTGATTaatcgtgcaattggcatgctgactgcaggagtgtaatgttaatttctctaccataaactgcatccaatgttgtttttgagaatttggcagtacgtccaaccgacctcacaaccgcagaccacatgtattgTGTCGTGTGGGGGCGAGCGCTTTGCTGATGTCAAAGGTTGTGAACAGAGTGACCCATGGTGgcgatggggttatggtataggcaggtaTAAGCTATgtacaacgaacacaattgcattttatcgatggcagttcgaatgcccattgtcgtgccattcatccgcggccatcacctcatgtttcagcattataATGCACGGGCCCCATGTTggaaggatctgtacacaattcctgtaaGCTGAACAAGTCTGTTCTTCCGTGGCCTGcatgtcactcattgagcatgtttgggatgctctgaattgACGTGTATGACGGCGTATTCCAGTTTCCacaaatatccagcaacttctcacagccattgaggaggagtggaacaacattccacaggccacaatcaacagcctgataaactctatgtgaaggagatgtcgcgctgcatgaggcaaatggtggtcacaccagatactgactggttttctgatccacgcccctaccttttttttaaggtgtctgtgaccaacagatgcatatctttattcccagtcatgtgaaatccataaattagggcctaatgaattgatttaaattaacttgatttccttaaatgaactgtaactcagtaaaatatttgaaatggttGTTTgtaatttttgttcagtatagtaacacATCATGGAAAGTAGCGTTGTATACATTTAGATATGGCAAGATAATTCAAATGAAAACTCACAGATTTGTTCAATAATTAGATTTCTTACTAATTGAACCATTTAGAGATTTAAAAAAGTACCTTATGCACAACTTAACCTGGCACCCGAGAAAGAGCTCCCATAGTGACTGTGCAGCAGCCCATTAATTTGACATCtctaaatattatttttatttaaccttttatttaattaggcaagtcagttaaatttgttcttttttttttttttttaatgactgcctaccccggccaaactttCATCTAGACCGGACGaagctgagccaattgtgcgcctctcTAATACACTTCCTAATGTTTAGGTGCATGGCCTTTTGCCCtccagaacagtctcaattcggtcgggcatggactacaagcatagctttcacctggattcacctggtcagtctttgtcatggaaagaacactcagtgtatgtcaacaatccttcctccaaaggaccCTTCTATAGATTACATTTATTGAAAATCCAAAACTCCACGGTCCTGTTTTGTTCTAGTTTTGTGAGGTATCGCCCATATAGGCCTACATCCTAcctgaatatacagtacattggcAGTTTACATTGTGTTTacattcctctccctccctggcagTTGGATCCTGCTGCTGTCCACAGGGGTGGGAGTGCTGTTTGTGTTCGACCCACTGGGCAGCCGCCTTCCTGGGCCTCCATCCCAGGAGCAGCTAGGGGTAAGGGACCTAGAGAGCAGTGAGGGCTCCCAGCTCCTGTCCACCGCCCGCTCCGTGGCTGTCAGGGTGTGGGAGAGCAGGCTAAGGCTGCTCTGCTGCTGCCTGCCTCAGGATGAGAGCCACAGAGCTGCCTTCTCCAGCATAGCTCAGCTTGTCAGCGGATTCTTCTCGGTGAGTAAGGGAAACagggtgtgtctgtgtacatCTTGTTGGTCAGTGTGATACTTTTTTAAAAACGAATCATGTTTTCATTGTGTGTTAGGATACAGACCTGGTTCCCAGTGACATCGCAGTGGGTCTGGCTCTGCTACATCAGGAGCAGGATAAGAAGGAGCAGTGTAGGGATCCAGACGAAGTCCTGCCTCACAGCCCCTCATCACCTATCGTAAGTACTGGAGTCGGTCAATAAGTCTGTCAATCCATCCAAAAATATTCAGTGcgtccattaaattaatcaattacaatttgtgtgtgtttgctctgCAGGCGGAGGATCTTGAGGCAGAGCTGGAGAAGGCAGCCCACTGTATGCAATTTGCTATAGCAGCGTATGGCTGGCCCATGTATGTCTACTCCAACCCACTCACTGGAGCCTGCAAACTCAGCGGGGACTGGTAAGACTGTTACACCTCTAATTTAACGTGCTCATCCTTCTCGATTTTTGAGCCGGGGTGTTAAAGTCATTTGGCCACTTTGTTAACAGAAATATCTAGAGGAGTGGACACCAGTGTATTACATAACTACATAAACATAAGCATTCCTACATATGCACTGTAAATACTTATATGCCCGTCTACTGTGTGTTTCAGCTGTAAGACCCAGTCTGCTGAGTATGACATTGTCGGAGGAGACAACATGGGCTGCCatttctcctccatcctccacagCACCGGCCTACAGTACAGAGACTTCATCTACGTTAGCTTTCACAACCAGGTACTTCGACTCAGGGCAAATCTCAAATCCCATTAGTTTGCTAACTTTGGCCAGTACTGAATTCTCTACTGATGAAATGTAACCCTGTGTGTTCCAGATCTATGAAATTCCATTCTTTGTGGCTCTGGACCATAAGAGAGAGGCAGTACTGGTGGCTATCAGAGGAACACTGTCACTCCGGGTGAGACTCCTCCATCACTCCGTTCCACTTATCTATCTATCGATCgatctctatctctcactcactCGTTCATGTACATTTCTGTGTAGGATTTGCTGACTGACCTGTCTGCAGACTGTGAGAACCTCCCAGTAGAGGGAGTGTCAGGAACATGCTATGCTCACAAGGTGGATAGAATAATCACATTACTTCATCTATTGAATTTACATGTCTATGTATTTCTATCAGAACATTCTTTATTTGTAGATAGGAGCTGTAACCTCTGTGTTTCACAGGGCATGTCTCAGGCAGCCGGCTACATCTATAAGAAACTCCTCAACGATGGCATTCTAAACCAGGCTTTCACCATCGCGCCTGTAAGTCTCcttacctgtcctctctctgaaaaAGTACATTCGTTGTAACCTTAGAAGccctaactgtgtgtgtgttttcaggagTACAAGCTAGTCATCACAGGCCACAGTCTTGGAGGGGGTACAGCCTCTCTCCTGGCCATTCTATTACGTAGCTCCTTCCCCACCCTACAGTGTTACGCCTTCTCTCCACCAGGGGGACTCATGAGGTACCAACACACATTCAAATAATTCATGCTTAGCATTATGTCAAGTGAGGATTTAAGTTTGTGTAATGTACATAGTATTATTGAGATTAATTTCCCTTTGTGCTCCCTCTGCAGTAAAGCCCTGGCGGAATATTCCAAAGACTTTGTGGTGTCTGTTGTGTTGGGGAAGGACTTGGTGCCAAGGTGAGGAGAGGAGCCACTTTAGACTGAGATGCCCCCCTCCTCCTGTCATGTGCTCTGTACTCCCATGTTTATCTCAGACAAAAGGTTACCCTGAAACAAACTGTGTTCTATTAATGAGTTTCTCAGTATTACACGTTATTATACTAGTACACACAGTGGACCAGGATAGGGATTCGGAAACTCTTGTTTTATTCATGTGTCAGTGTGTCAACTCAAGTGGAAAGTCCTGGTTTCTGAGTCTGAATGTGAAAGTGCTGTGGTGTAGAGGCTATTCCTGACTCTGAACGATGGAGACGCTATATTTAGGATCTGCCCCCTTATTACAGGCACACAGAAAATGAGAGCAACTCTCCCGCCCtctcactcttttctctctccctctcgctctcctctctgaGTTAGAGTTCAAGTGCTTGTTCTGTGTTTTGGTGAAAGCACAGATTTCATTcgtttttcctctctcctccacttccatctctctcaGGTTGAGTTATCCCAACATGGAGGACTTGAAAAGGAGAATATTAAAAATGGTTTCTAATTGCAATAAGCCCAAGGTGAGAACATTAAAATTCAAATCCAAAATTGAGTAAATGAATCAAATAAGTTGGGCAGAATCCTAACTTTGGAGAGGGACCCTTATGATTTCTGATGacttctcgctctccccctctccttttccctctccctcaGTACCGTATCCTACTCCAGGGCTGTTGGTATGAGTTGTTTGGGGGAGATCCTGATGACTTCCCTACTGAGATGGACAGGCGGGAGGAGGAACTTAGCCAGCCGCTCCTGGGGGAGGAGACACTGCTGATTCGTGGCTCCTCATCCTATCAAAGCCTGGCTTCCGAGGACTCGCCGGTACACTGCGCCCACCTGCCACTTTATTTACCGGGACGTATACTGCACATTACAGAGGACGGCCCATCGCGGAGGTGTGtatggcacaaacacacacacaaaatacattacaCCCATGTCTGCCTTTGTCATTGACCAAAGTTTTTGTCCTCTACTTTTTctttcccttccttccctccttcatCGCTTCTCCAGGTCCTGTTTTTCCCAGGTGCGTTACCGGGCGGAGTGGTCCAGTGAGACAGCATTCCGGAGTGTTCTCATCAGTCCTAGGATGATCGCCGACCACATGCCTGATGCTGTACTCCGATCTCTCCACAGTATGACACAGGACAGACCCTTCAACCTCTGCCCCTCGTCGCTTAGCAACAGCCACCTCAACGTCATCTGAGTCACACtgctacacacgtacacacacctgGACAGGGCGAGCCTGACTGTCTGTTGCAAGGCTGTCCCCAGTCCTTTGGTTCTAGTTTCATCTCTTCCCGCCCCATCTCAAGTCCCCCAGTTTCTGTCCCTGTTTTGTCCCTACTCCATGACCAGGATACTCAACAGCGAATACAAAGGGACAAGACAATTGGACTTCTCGATTAAAGGACTGTGCAGGATTGTCTTTCTCATTAGGCCTTTGGAAAGGGTGTTgtcatttgattatttatttatgtagTAAACATTTGTTGCCATTTCATTGGTTTTTGCTATCTTCTTCTGAGTAATTCCATGAACTGTCATTGTGTCCTTATCATCCATTGTGCTCTGTGTACATACCTAGATTGCAGTGTTACTGTAATTCCAAAAGTGTACattcagattttattttattttgtatattttttttatttaggcTGCTGATTTTGAGATTATGTTTTGATTATGTAACTCTGCTTTGTTTGTGTGGAATGTCTAAGACTTAGAAAATTGCTTGAGGTAGAATTTGTCCTGGAccacagatctaagatcagatgagTCAGTCTTAAGAGGACATTTCTACCTACTCAAAAAATCAGGGCCCTATGCATTGCAGATCAACAAGTCTCACCAATACTCCCAATGCTTGACCAGTTTGTTTTGCCCCATATATGCTAAATGAGTAGTGTATGAAACAAATGAGTTAATTGGCATGAAAACAACTTCTAGGTGATATGTGGTAGCCTAAATGACTCCAGTTTCATGACACATGTTCTGTTAACATGCCATATACATACTTTATAAGGTAATTCAATATTGAAAAATGAAAGTCAAAGTAATGGTTTACATCTTGAATCGTGTATTTGTGATGATGGACTTATCATACAAATAAACTTGTCATTAGTCACTgcagttatttttgtatttggaGGCTGGTTTacttacactaccagtcaaaagtttgtacacacctactcattcaagggtttttctttatttttactattttccacattgtagaataatagtgaagaccactatggaataacacatatggaatcatgttgaaaccaaaaagtgttaaacaaatctaaatatattttatattcgatattcttcaaatagccaccctttgccttgatgacagctttgcactcttggcattctctcaaccagcttcacctggaatgcttttccaccagttttgaaggagttcccacatatgctgaccaCTTCTTGTCTGCTTTTTCTTCTCtcttgtggaggacaggtcatctgatgcagcacaccatcactctcattggacaaatagcccttacacagcccggaggtttgttgggtcattgtcctgttgaaaaacaaatgatagtcccactaagcccaaaccagatgggatggcgtatcactgcagaatgctgtggtagccatgctgacagtatcaccagaaaagcacccccgcaccataacacctccccctccatgctttacagtgggaaatacacatacGGAGATCTTCACCCACacagcgtctcacaaagacacagcggttagagccaaaaatctaaaatttggaatcatcagaccaaaggacaaatttccaccggtctaatgtccattgcttgtgtttcttggtccaagcaagtatATTGTTAtaggtgtccttttagtagtggtttctttgcaacaattcaaccatgaagaggctacagagtagcctagtggttagagcgttggactagtaaccgaaaggttgcaaattcaaatccctgagctgacaaggtacaaatctgtcgttctgcccctgaacaggcagttaatccactgttcctaggccatcattgaaaataagaatttgttcttaactgacttgcctagttaaataaagggggggtaaatgaaggactgattcacacagtctcctctgaacagttgatgttgagatgtgcttgttacttgaactcagtgaagcatttatttgggctgcaatttctgaggctggtaaaacgaaggtaactgggtcttccaatcctgtggcgggcctcatcagagccagtttcattatagcgcttgatggtttttgcgactgcacttgaagaaactttcaaagttcttaattttccgtattgactgaccttaatgtcttaaagttatgatggactgtcgtttctcgttgcttatttgagttgttcttgccataatatggacttggtcttttaccaaatagccctatcttctgtataccacccctaccttgtcacaacacaactgattggctcaaacgcattaaggaaagaaattccacaaattaacttttaagaaggcacacctgttaattgaattgcattccaggtgactacctcatgaagctggttaagaatgccaagagtgtgcaaagctgtcatcaaggcaaagggtggctatttgaagaatctcaaatataaaatagattttgatttgtttaacacttttggttattacatgattccatatgtgttatttcatagtttaagtgtcttcactattattctacaatgtagaaaatggtaaaaaaaataaaaaaaaaacttgaatgagtgaGTAGGTGTCCTAAAACGTTTGATCGGTAGTGTATCTTATTTACTAAACATTTGAAAAGTCCCCAAGCTATTTTTAGAGACTACCTGTTGAGTTAAAGCAACAGTACAGTGCTGAGGCACATTGAACAAAGTTGGCAAATTAGAGATATGAACAATATTGATGTGGACAGTGCTATTGAATGAAAAACACTTAAAACGGATTAGCGGTACATTTTCTCCCCTAGATCCCTCCCAGCCCTCTTATAGCGTGTGACGTCACTGTGACGGGCCAGTCATCAACAAGAACACAGAAGCTCATCTGTTGGGAAGTCGGGAGGAGAACTAACTGAAAACCCGGAGCCAAGTAGAGACTTTTCTATTTAGCCCCCCTTATAAGTCAACCGTCCATAGGAGAAAGGGGTCGCAACTTGTTTAACGTCGTTTGTTTTTCTCTTTAAAATAAAGAAAGTAGCTAACGGTAGCTCAGTTAGCTATATTTAAGGGACACTATTTGGTCTCGCTTCACAAATAAGGATAAGGCAGGTTGCTGCTGGCAGGCTTTCTCAAGTAGCTTTTTCCTCGGCTAACCTGCTAACCTTAGTTTGCGAGAAGAAAAGGAGGCAAGAAAATGGAGTTGGACGATGGAGTACTCTACCAGGACGACTCTGGTAGTTCGGCGATGATGTCCGAACGGGTGTCGGGTCTGGCGAGCTCCATTTACCGGGAGTTTGAACGGTTGATCGGTCAGTACGACGAGAACGTTGTGAAAGAACTAATGCCGCTCGTCGTCGCGGTGTTGGAGAACTTGGACGCGGTGTTCGCGGAGAACCAGGAGCACGAAGTCGAGTTGGAGCTCCTAAAAGAAGACAACGAACAACTTGTTACCCAGTATGAACGGGAGAAATCGCTCAGAAAATCTGCAGAAGAGGTGGGTTTGAGTCCTCGACTGTCAAAGAAAGGGGGAGAGTAAGACAACTTTCGCAGACAGACCACGAAACTGATCGAAAAACTGCTTGCTACTGCTAGGCCACTCAAGCTAGCTTTGACAGTTCAAGCGCAAGTAATGTTCAACAACAAGCACAGACTGTACCCAATAATGTAGCTACTATTCCCATAGGGTTAATTTGCACATAGCAGGGCCTATTGCCTGTGAGAACTTGCAAACAATTATGCATAGACTAGATTGCTTGCTAGCTTTAAACCCTGAAAGTCAATGTTGGTAAACTGCACAGGCTAATCTTATAAAGCTATAGCATTCTGAAGCTAGCAGGATATGTCATCTGGTTGCAACAGCTGATGACAAGGTTACATATTACTCATTTGACACTGTTGCTAATATTTTGGCTGGTGACATTACTTAAGTAATTTTCTCCATGGGTGGTTTTGGATGCACATTTTTTTTCTGGAGACTAACTTGCTTAATTTCATGCCTGCTGTCCAAACTGGATGCCAACTCCTGCAGACATGCATCAGTCAGCATACAAATGGAGCTACACCCAAAGGGAATTACTCTGACAGTATATTCCAAACCTGTCAGTGTTTCTCAAATAATGGGTCAGGACCCAGTGGTGGGTCGCGGCTGACTCCCTTTAGGTCACTGCTCTAGATAGTTTGAACATAGCCGTACAGCTTTCTGGCTAAAAACATTTGTCTGCTTGACTTGGTAGAGTCAGATCGACCATAAGAGCAGTTGCCAAATGAGATTTGATCATTCCATCCAAATCCAAAACAGGAGTGTCATTGGAAGTTTGAGCGCCACcatgtctcttttctctctctcctgtttgttATGCCACCACACACTGCAGTCACTCCAGACAATGAGACTACtcactttctgtccctctctttcgttccctctctctctctcgctccccccctctctctttctcccctatcCCCCTGCCTTTCACCCACTAGGCCAAGGGTACTCAActactatttgagaaggtccaGTGACATATATTTCCTAGGTGGCTAAAGTCCGGCTGAATTTCATCCATTATCAGCACTGTGTTACGACGTAGTAACAAACCTAGTCGTCTACGACTTAGCAAACATGTTGTTATATAAAGTGTACATTAAATGAGACTAAGAATTTGAATTAATTGCAACTTTATTTAGAATGTAAACATCTGCAACATTGCTGAGGAACAAAGGCAGATGCATAATTGCCATTGCACATGGGCcttgaataaaaaatatatataaattaaataAAGTGCATGTTTTCTGGAGAACAAAGGAGAGTTGAACCAAAAATAATAATCTGAATGCACAGAATGTCACTGTGGGCCATGCAATGTTAATGTGTGTCACTCTGGGCCTTGCATCAATGAGAGAAATTACACTTTGTTTCCTGCCAATACTTTGAACCTTGCCACAAATGGTGTGAAAGCAACTCTGAGACACTGGTGCAGGTGTTCATTGGTGAGCCTGGTGCGGTATTTGTTTTTAATAAAGTTCAAAAAGTTAGGcatagcggtctaaggccctgcatctcagtgctagatgtgTCGCTACAGACCCTGCTTTGATTCCAGgcggtatcacaaccggccgtgattgggtgtcccatagggcaacgcacaattggcccagcgtcgttagggccggggtaggccgtcattgtaaataagaatttgttcttattaactgacttagTTAAATTAAATTAGTTAAATTAGTTAAATTAAAACGAATGTGGAGAAGGCTGATTCACCGCTGAATGTGGAGCCAAACATGGTCAGGATGTATAGTGCCAGTTTCTTGAGAACAGGGAGATCGGCTGCAGGAACCATCCTTTCCCAGAAAGGGACAGGGTCACAATCACCAGCCTACTCCTTCAAAGACACATTTTCTTGCAGCTCAATCAACTCCCTTTGCAGTGATGCAGCATCTGAAGATCTGTTTTTGTTTCTTCTGACAACTTTGTCACATTTGTGACCAATAAAGGGTTCTGTGGATGAGCAGCAGCTCTTGTCCAACAGTGATGTCATCAAAGCGAGCCATGAAGTTATCCATCAGCTTCTGGATGAAATCAACATGGTTGGGAACGTCTTTGTCTCCCTGCATTTATATGAGAAGATTGGGAAGTGGACAAATTTTCCCTAGAGATCATTCTTGAAAATCTCATTTCTTCTGCAAAGCCCGGACTGCTGTTATCATATCACA encodes the following:
- the daglb gene encoding diacylglycerol lipase-beta, with the translated sequence MPGMIAFGRRWGIASDDLVFSGSFELFVRVLWWIWTLALYTLHKGKFDCSGGRVLHSYLVVLLVLLAFIILSLCAIVYVSAQGTITNPGPRRSIPVLVYVRAMLYIPELIWAILGAIWVSDDSRGCEPAEVGAVIAAVVASWILLLSTGVGVLFVFDPLGSRLPGPPSQEQLGVRDLESSEGSQLLSTARSVAVRVWESRLRLLCCCLPQDESHRAAFSSIAQLVSGFFSDTDLVPSDIAVGLALLHQEQDKKEQCRDPDEVLPHSPSSPIAEDLEAELEKAAHCMQFAIAAYGWPMYVYSNPLTGACKLSGDCCKTQSAEYDIVGGDNMGCHFSSILHSTGLQYRDFIYVSFHNQIYEIPFFVALDHKREAVLVAIRGTLSLRDLLTDLSADCENLPVEGVSGTCYAHKGMSQAAGYIYKKLLNDGILNQAFTIAPEYKLVITGHSLGGGTASLLAILLRSSFPTLQCYAFSPPGGLMSKALAEYSKDFVVSVVLGKDLVPRLSYPNMEDLKRRILKMVSNCNKPKYRILLQGCWYELFGGDPDDFPTEMDRREEELSQPLLGEETLLIRGSSSYQSLASEDSPVHCAHLPLYLPGRILHITEDGPSRRSCFSQVRYRAEWSSETAFRSVLISPRMIADHMPDAVLRSLHSMTQDRPFNLCPSSLSNSHLNVI